In Halalkalicoccus subterraneus, one DNA window encodes the following:
- a CDS encoding type II toxin-antitoxin system RelE family toxin gives MAYDVLLHPQVDEFLTAADEKTERICRQNLGYLADNPHPSSGRGDKEKLPVDGQVRYRMHIGRTWTAFYDIYEDRDEVRVLEITDIDDAHKRYGD, from the coding sequence ATGGCCTATGACGTGTTGTTGCATCCCCAAGTAGATGAGTTTCTAACTGCTGCCGACGAGAAGACTGAACGAATCTGTCGGCAAAACCTTGGATATCTCGCGGATAATCCTCACCCCAGTTCAGGACGTGGCGACAAAGAAAAACTTCCCGTGGATGGTCAAGTCAGATATCGGATGCACATCGGGCGGACGTGGACAGCGTTTTACGATATCTACGAGGACCGTGACGAAGTGCGTGTGCTTGAGATAACGGATATTGACGACGCGCACAAACGATACGGCGACTGA
- a CDS encoding type IV secretory system conjugative DNA transfer family protein — protein MSLVDAIGSLGNYTVFAAVAIWVGVLKFRGAGSVAELWYTLTAGLRAKSRLLPPIAAVVGWLIGLIGLIVAGAGIAMLLWIFVIPVLAIWQMICMGAPLTFLRGMAALIGRNGGSVEANSETFRLPMNVNKSDADDVSMWTSSAVPVPRRSLLTLGASGSGKSETLKWFVDQLQSEPNEPVIVYDHKTDYQDFLESQDVDMIKLSSGGSTDENGSAIAWNVFEEMETEADADEIARALFPDTDNSAGDDFFVTAPRQLFAANLKYLDREIDNPTNATLVNYWQRATPEKMHENLTRDGHEDLTAASAAIDPDASKQSIGVFANAQQHVQDLFTGDFAAEGDFSVREYMENPDGRVLVLDYPTRQSETIAPIFRFLIDESIKHGMDDPHRPAYYLLDEIEHMGVTISRLDELINVGRGNQCQCILSLQSVAQLQDTYGTEKSKALLSGMTTSVILRTADEASVDYARETVGTEFNEYTKNVEKSSVPGGGTIETNRETKQEEEHHFAKGELRSFDPGEAIVARQGKGWVQGRIQMLKQ, from the coding sequence ATGAGTTTAGTGGACGCAATCGGGTCCCTCGGTAACTACACCGTCTTTGCGGCAGTTGCAATTTGGGTTGGAGTACTAAAGTTCCGTGGGGCTGGATCAGTCGCAGAGCTTTGGTACACTCTCACGGCAGGGCTACGGGCCAAGAGTAGGCTACTGCCGCCGATAGCCGCCGTAGTGGGATGGCTTATTGGTCTGATCGGTCTTATCGTTGCAGGCGCGGGCATAGCCATGCTACTGTGGATCTTCGTGATTCCGGTCCTAGCGATTTGGCAGATGATCTGCATGGGTGCCCCGTTGACCTTCCTTCGGGGAATGGCGGCCCTGATCGGACGAAACGGTGGGTCTGTCGAAGCAAACAGTGAGACCTTCCGACTGCCGATGAACGTCAATAAAAGCGACGCTGACGACGTTTCAATGTGGACAAGCAGTGCTGTCCCGGTCCCACGTCGAAGCCTCCTAACTCTCGGCGCTTCGGGAAGCGGGAAGAGTGAGACGTTGAAGTGGTTCGTCGATCAGCTGCAGTCCGAGCCGAACGAACCCGTGATAGTATACGACCACAAAACGGACTACCAGGACTTCCTCGAATCGCAGGATGTGGACATGATCAAGCTTTCATCCGGGGGTTCGACCGACGAGAACGGGTCCGCAATAGCGTGGAACGTCTTTGAAGAGATGGAAACGGAAGCCGACGCCGACGAGATCGCTCGCGCACTCTTCCCCGATACCGACAACTCGGCCGGCGACGACTTCTTTGTCACAGCTCCTCGCCAGCTATTCGCGGCGAACCTGAAATACCTAGATCGGGAGATCGACAACCCAACGAACGCCACCCTCGTGAACTACTGGCAGCGAGCAACCCCAGAGAAAATGCACGAGAATCTGACCCGCGACGGTCATGAGGACCTAACGGCGGCCTCTGCAGCGATTGATCCCGATGCCTCGAAGCAGTCGATAGGAGTGTTCGCGAACGCCCAACAGCACGTTCAAGACCTTTTTACCGGCGACTTTGCGGCGGAAGGTGACTTCTCGGTTCGGGAGTACATGGAGAACCCGGACGGACGGGTCTTGGTTCTCGATTACCCGACCCGGCAGAGTGAGACTATCGCCCCGATCTTCCGGTTCCTGATAGACGAGAGTATCAAGCACGGGATGGACGACCCGCACCGACCGGCCTACTACCTCCTAGACGAGATCGAGCATATGGGCGTCACAATCAGTCGCCTCGACGAGCTGATTAACGTCGGACGGGGCAACCAGTGCCAGTGCATTCTGAGCCTTCAGTCCGTAGCCCAATTGCAGGACACATACGGCACGGAGAAGTCGAAGGCACTACTCTCTGGCATGACGACCTCGGTAATCCTCAGGACCGCTGACGAGGCGTCTGTGGACTATGCGAGGGAGACGGTCGGCACGGAGTTCAACGAGTACACCAAGAACGTCGAGAAGTCGTCTGTGCCCGGTGGCGGGACAATCGAAACGAACCGCGAAACGAAACAAGAGGAAGAACACCACTTCGCTAAAGGCGAGCTTCGGAGCTTCGACCCCGGCGAGGCCATCGTAGCCCGACAGGGCAAAGGATGGGTTCAGGGACGAATCCAGATGCTGAAGCAGTAG
- a CDS encoding relaxase/mobilization nuclease domain-containing protein, producing the protein MYGDDRDTVYKTDYRDNEGTGALTNYMSHDQQQIRDRAGREMSDEELDQFDARSEGQRNRHIIISPDNRHGLSEQEMDRATRAYMSEMVEDRPTADYVYAIHDDKEDEQDIHIAMTASDKTDLEMYPDDIREERQRAHSRYQEQQKEQQQEKEQEQEQQIPHWKRQERENEQEIERGMGR; encoded by the coding sequence ATGTATGGAGATGACCGCGATACCGTCTACAAGACCGATTATCGGGATAACGAAGGTACTGGTGCCCTTACGAACTACATGAGTCACGATCAGCAGCAGATCCGTGATCGGGCCGGTCGGGAAATGTCGGACGAGGAGTTAGATCAGTTCGATGCTCGATCCGAGGGGCAACGGAACCGTCACATCATCATCTCCCCGGATAACCGCCACGGACTCTCGGAACAAGAGATGGATCGGGCGACTCGGGCCTACATGAGTGAGATGGTAGAGGACCGTCCCACCGCCGATTACGTCTACGCGATTCACGATGACAAAGAAGACGAACAGGATATTCACATAGCAATGACAGCCAGCGACAAAACAGACTTAGAGATGTATCCAGACGATATCAGAGAAGAACGACAGCGCGCCCATAGCCGCTATCAGGAACAGCAGAAGGAACAACAGCAGGAGAAAGAACAGGAGCAGGAACAGCAGATCCCCCACTGGAAGCGCCAAGAGAGGGAAAATGAACAGGAAATTGAACGGGGGATGGGTCGATGA
- a CDS encoding plasmid mobilization protein yields the protein MTKYPNRDPSKKPAPDNDGSQGRTEAVTFYLTPDEKQAVKREADEIGDTLSTYCVRLLRRQRQQEGLEEKADELNVEQRFDELASKAIDRIEESVESVEDATEDLNDIQRTAGTYPIVNFRLLMRQYSPPEPWVNDEFALAATKLTKPVGDHDPTAELSSDDNSGGGDEENTNGDDSQGGKTVDDLLDR from the coding sequence ATGACAAAGTATCCTAATCGTGACCCTTCGAAGAAGCCCGCCCCTGATAACGATGGATCACAGGGCCGGACTGAAGCAGTCACGTTCTATCTCACGCCCGACGAGAAGCAGGCAGTAAAGCGCGAAGCCGACGAGATAGGCGATACCCTTTCCACCTACTGCGTTCGCCTACTCCGCCGTCAGCGACAGCAGGAAGGTCTTGAAGAGAAGGCCGACGAGTTGAACGTCGAACAACGATTTGATGAATTGGCATCGAAGGCCATTGATCGAATCGAAGAGTCTGTGGAGTCCGTAGAAGACGCCACGGAGGATCTGAACGATATCCAACGGACGGCAGGCACGTACCCTATCGTGAACTTCCGCCTGCTTATGCGTCAATACAGCCCGCCCGAACCGTGGGTGAACGATGAGTTTGCCCTCGCGGCTACGAAGCTAACGAAGCCGGTTGGGGATCATGATCCCACCGCAGAGCTATCTTCGGACGATAACTCCGGGGGTGGAGACGAGGAAAACACCAACGGAGATGACTCACAGGGCGGCAAAACCGTAGATGATCTGTTGGACCGTTAG
- a CDS encoding helix-turn-helix domain-containing protein, with the protein MRNDKRDEETGRFGEKFTDEEFINAVESGDLPTTSDVATAVDCNYRTAYGRLGDLEDAGVITSRKVGNSLVWTKEN; encoded by the coding sequence ATGAGAAACGACAAACGAGACGAAGAGACGGGCCGCTTCGGAGAGAAGTTCACTGATGAAGAGTTCATTAACGCGGTCGAGAGCGGCGACCTTCCGACGACTAGCGACGTAGCTACAGCCGTTGATTGCAACTATCGGACGGCCTACGGACGCCTCGGGGATCTCGAAGACGCCGGAGTGATCACTTCTCGGAAGGTCGGCAACTCACTCGTTTGGACGAAAGAGAACTAA